Proteins co-encoded in one Rhopalosiphum maidis isolate BTI-1 chromosome 2, ASM367621v3, whole genome shotgun sequence genomic window:
- the LOC113553567 gene encoding UDP-galactose transporter senju, which translates to MTWKSSNWTSLFPTKTSFVVFVLYIALSMNHGLLVKLSQEKGIYNYNIVSVIILTEVTKLVISLFLFCKDNPLRNIIDQTRENYTVLFLYMVPAFLYCLYNNLAFVNLSIFDPTTYFILLQLRVILTGIVYQCLFKKDLSKIQWLSLVLLTVGCIIKELKIEGNIQQQPYSIFISILLMLTQILCSCLAGVYNEYLLKKGQGVNVNVYVQNIYMYTDSILCNLLLWIIFKHNDNKSNAPETNIFKNYMVMFIVLNSAMYGVVTSLLLHSLNSIIKVFATAIELVLIAILSWVLLGYPITMQTVAAVCIVSCSVVVYAKHPITKSTPPTTNYNKNMINI; encoded by the exons ATGACGTGGAAATCCAGCAATTGGACTAGTTTATTTCCTACTAAAACATCGTTTGTTGTATTTGTCTTGTACATAGCACTTTCGATGAATCACG GATTGTTAGTAAAATTATCACAAGAAAAAggcatttataactataatattgtctcagtaattattttaaccgaAGTTACAAAACTAGTTATatccttatttttattttgcaaaga CAATCccttaagaaatattattgatcagACTAGAGAAAACTATACAG tACTCTTTCTCTACATGGTGCCGGCATTTCTCTActgcctatataataatttggctTTTGTGAACCTATCAATATTTGACCcaactacatattttattcttcttcAACTAAGAGTTATACTCACTGGTATTGTATATCagtgtttgtttaaaaaagatCTCAGCAAAATTCAATGGTTGTCTTTAGTTCTTTTGACTGTTGGATGTATCATAAAAGAGTTAAAAATTGAGGGCAATATCCAACAACAgccttatagtatttttataagtatattattgatgttGACTCAAATACTTTGCTCGTGTTTAGCTGGTGTCTACaatgaatatttacttaaaaaaggTCAAGGTGTAAATGTGAATGTTTATGtacaaaacatatatatgtacacagaTTCAAtactttgtaatttattattgtggataatatttaaacataatgataACAAAAGCAATGCTCcagaaacaaacatttttaaaaattatatg GtcatgtttattgtattaaatagtgCCATGTATGGTGTTGTAACTAGTTTACTGTTACACAGCTTAAATTCAATCATAAAAGTTTTTGCCACAGCAATTGAACTAGTCCTTATTGCTATATTGTCATGGGTACTTCTAGGATATCCAATTACTATGCAGACTGTGGCAGCTGTTTGTATTGTTTCGTGTTCTGTGGTTGTTTATGCCAAACATCCTATAACTAAAAGTACACCACCaactactaattataataaaaatatgattaatatttaa
- the LOC113551585 gene encoding zinc finger CCCH domain-containing protein 15 homolog, whose product MPPKTKAQGTSKKADAKKKERVIEDKTFGLKNKKGAKQQRFIQQVEKQVKSGGIAARKVDDKKKDDKTKDDLGLIFKPVQKVEKGADPKSILCAFYKQGQCAKGSKCKFSHDLATEKKAEKRSMYVDLRDGEENDTMENWDEDKLKEVVDKKHGENDKKHPTTDIICMFFLEAVEKSKYGWFWSCPNGTSCIYRHALPPGFVLKKDKKKDDKKDEIQLEDLIERERAALNSVKFTRVTLESFLAWKKRKVREKKDAIIKDEEKKRTDYKAGRQIGLSGREMFSFNPEMAIGDSMDDGEEAFDAYIRDEDEELDGNVKVREIQLETLELEASEVDDTGTRLPQDRFNDSDVATIPINENLFVDEDLDDLDDELDELNLDDNSTN is encoded by the exons ATGCCTCCTAAAACGAAAGCACAGGGAACTAGTAAAAAAGCTGATGCTAAGAAAAAAGAAAGAGTTATCGAA gACAAAACTTTtggcttaaaaaataaaaaaggagCCAAACAACAAAGATTCATTCAACAAGTTGAGAAACAAGTTAAATCTGGTGGCATTGCTGCACGTAAAGTAGATGACAAGAAAAAAGATGATAAAACTAAAGATGATTTAGGATTGATATTTAAACCGGTTCAAAAAGTTGAAAAAG gtGCTGATCCAAAATCCATCCTATGTGCATTTTACAAACAAGGTCAGTGTGCTAAAGGgtcaaaatgtaaattttctcACGATTTGGCTACTGAAAAGAAAGCTGAGAAAAGAAGTATGTATGTGGATTTGCGAGATGGCGAAGAAAATGATACTATGGAAAACTGGGATGAAGACAAGCTCAAAGAAGTTGTAGATAAAAAACACggagaaaatgataaaaaacatCCAACAACTGATATT atttgcatgttttttttgGAAGCTgttgaaaaaagtaaatatggtTGGTTCTGGTCATGTCCAAATGGTACCTCTTGTATTTATAGACATGCGCTACCACCAGGATTTGTGCTTAAGAAG GACAAGAAAAAAGATGACAAAAAGGATGAAATTCAATTAGAAGATTTGATAGAAAGAGAACGAGCTGCTTTGAATTCTGTCAAATTTACTAGAGTAACCTTAGAAAGCTTTTTAGCTTGGAAAAAACGTAAAGTTAGAGAAAAGAAAGATGCAATAATTAAAGATGAAGAAAAGAAACGAACAGATTATAAAGCTGGAAGACAAATTGgg cTTTCTGGTCGtgaaatgttttcatttaatcctGAGATGGCAATTGGTGACTCAATGGATGATGGAGAAGAAGCATTCGATGCTTATATACGTGATGAAGATGAAGAACTAGATGGAAATGTAAAA gtTAGAGAAATTCAATTAGAAACATTAGAATTGGAAGCAAGTGAAGTAGATGATACTGGTACCCGGTTACCCCAGGATCGATTTAATGATTCTGATGTAGCTACAATCCCAATCAATGAAAACCTTTTTGTGGACGAAGATCTTGATGATCTAGATGATGAATTAGATGAATTGAATTTAGATGATAATTCAacaaattag
- the LOC113553764 gene encoding fibroblast growth factor 10-like isoform X3, which produces MKLNCRHGYNILILQNGKVSSSDDDIDSHCIMEFTSMSPGHVRIKGVEANLFLAMNKDGLLYGEADPNNNSTIFIEQPEGPYSAYLSLKYQRKKCKRTRCCQTKINSCMHTCTTLCYSGTGLDYWVKYRFANNWHVFLLDRI; this is translated from the exons ATGAAATTGAATTGCAGGCatgggtataatattttaattctccaAAACGGAAAAGTTTCTAGTTCTGATGATGACATAGATAGTCATTGTATAATGGAATTCACATCAATGTCTCCTGGCCATGTTCGTATTAAAGGAGTTGAagcaaatttgtttttagctATGAATAAAGATGGACTTCTTTATGGAGAG gcTGATCCCAACAACAATTCAACTATTTTCATTGAACAACCTGAGGGTCCTTACAGTGCATACCTATCTTTGAAATATCAACGAAAAAAATG CAAGAGAACACGCTGCTGccagacaaaaataaattcttgtaTGCATACTTGCACAACACTATGCTATAGTGGAACAGGTCTTGATTACTGGGTAAAGTATAGATTCGCAAATAATTGGCATGTTTTCTTGCTggacagaatataa
- the LOC113553764 gene encoding fibroblast growth factor 1-like isoform X2: MDQQKEKFQKTNDVAASNHLLSNAHISNGHSSQKNQKPIIIDTRVIKHYGRRMKLNCRHGYNILILQNGKVSSSDDDIDSHCIMEFTSMSPGHVRIKGVEANLFLAMNKDGLLYGEADPNNNSTIFIEQPEGPYSAYLSLKYQRKKWYVAIKKNGKIKLGPTTKRGQHATHFLTIVV; encoded by the exons aTGGAtcaacaaaaagaaaaatttcaaaaaacaaatgatgtCGCAGCTTCCAA CCACTTGTTGAGCAATGCACACATATCTAATGGTCATTCTTCTCAGAAGAATCAAAaacctataattattgatacacGTGTGATTAAACATTATGGCCGCAGGATGAAATTGAATTGCAGGCatgggtataatattttaattctccaAAACGGAAAAGTTTCTAGTTCTGATGATGACATAGATAGTCATTGTATAATGGAATTCACATCAATGTCTCCTGGCCATGTTCGTATTAAAGGAGTTGAagcaaatttgtttttagctATGAATAAAGATGGACTTCTTTATGGAGAG gcTGATCCCAACAACAATTCAACTATTTTCATTGAACAACCTGAGGGTCCTTACAGTGCATACCTATCTTTGAAATATCAACGAAAAAAATGGTATgtagctataaaaaaaaatggtaaaattaaattaggccCAACAACCAAAAGAGGACAACAtgctacacattttttaacaattgttgtataa
- the LOC113552432 gene encoding renalase-like — protein sequence MKVLLIGCGLTSTITAYLLRTRIPNIHLTLWDKARGPGGRTSVRRGPNGTFVDLGAQFISTDASTLSKYSAIYEPLISTKTLALMNCKIEGISESHHKQHFIAPLGANSLVKYFLNNASIDCIKFERKVCAITPTGKVTCICGSEELFDLIVITAPAPQILQMDCPMSQTIRYELEKVTYSTRFTYNMFYEKPVLKTEWDVQFLNDKTFRYVSIENRKREQYNLPDCVVFHTTKEFGQEHIKETTESMFQMLNDKVNKLFPEWPLPTTSNVHKWLYSQVTTPYSNSPGCVLLNESIPILAGGDSFTQSTFNGCIESALQICETIENLES from the coding sequence atgaaagtaCTCTTAATTGGCTGTGGACTAACTTCAACAATAACTGCATACTTGTTACGTACCCGTATACCAAATATTCATTTGACACTATGGGACAAAGCCAGAGGCCCAGGTGGCCGCACTTCAGTTCGGCGTGGCCCGAACGGTACATTTGTTGACCTTGGTGCTCAATTCATTTCCACTGATGCATCAACATTATCCAAATACTCTGCTATATACGAACCATTAATTTCCACTAAAACATTAGCACTTATGAATTGCAAAATCGAAGGGATTTCAGAATCACACCACAAACAACACTTTATTGCACCGTTAGGTGCAAActcattagtaaaatattttttgaataatgccAGTATAGATTGTATCAAATTTGAAAGAAAAGTATGTGCAATTACCCCTACAGGTAAAGTGACATGTATTTGTGGAAGTGAAGAGTTGTTTGACTTAATAGTGATAACAGCACCAGCACCACAAATTCTTCAAATGGATTGTCCAATGTCTCAAACAATTCGCTATGAACTAGAAAAAGTTACCTATAGTACacgttttacatataatatgttttatgaaaaacCTGTATTAAAAACCGAATGGGACGtacagtttttaaatgataaaacattCAGATATGTTtctatagaaaatagaaaacgagaacaatataatttaccagATTGTGTAGTTTTCCATACAACCAAGGAATTTGGACAAGAACATATAAAAGAAACCACAGAAAGTATGTTCCAAATGTTAAATGAtaaagtaaacaaattatttccaGAATGGCCATTACCCACAACAAGCAATGTTCATAAATGGTTATATTCACAAGTCACAACTCCTTATAGTAACAGTCCTGGATGTGTTTTGCTAAATGAATCCATTCCAATTTTAGCTGGTGGAGATAGTTTTACCCAGTCAACATTTAATGGTTGTATAGAATCAGCACTTCAAATTTGCGAGACTATAGAAAATTTAGAGTCATaa
- the LOC113553764 gene encoding fibroblast growth factor 16-like isoform X1, which produces MDQQKEKFQKTNDVAASNHLLSNAHISNGHSSQKNQKPIIIDTRVIKHYGRRMKLNCRHGYNILILQNGKVSSSDDDIDSHCIMEFTSMSPGHVRIKGVEANLFLAMNKDGLLYGEADPNNNSTIFIEQPEGPYSAYLSLKYQRKKCKRTRCCQTKINSCMHTCTTLCYSGTGLDYWVKYRFANNWHVFLLDRI; this is translated from the exons aTGGAtcaacaaaaagaaaaatttcaaaaaacaaatgatgtCGCAGCTTCCAA CCACTTGTTGAGCAATGCACACATATCTAATGGTCATTCTTCTCAGAAGAATCAAAaacctataattattgatacacGTGTGATTAAACATTATGGCCGCAGGATGAAATTGAATTGCAGGCatgggtataatattttaattctccaAAACGGAAAAGTTTCTAGTTCTGATGATGACATAGATAGTCATTGTATAATGGAATTCACATCAATGTCTCCTGGCCATGTTCGTATTAAAGGAGTTGAagcaaatttgtttttagctATGAATAAAGATGGACTTCTTTATGGAGAG gcTGATCCCAACAACAATTCAACTATTTTCATTGAACAACCTGAGGGTCCTTACAGTGCATACCTATCTTTGAAATATCAACGAAAAAAATG CAAGAGAACACGCTGCTGccagacaaaaataaattcttgtaTGCATACTTGCACAACACTATGCTATAGTGGAACAGGTCTTGATTACTGGGTAAAGTATAGATTCGCAAATAATTGGCATGTTTTCTTGCTggacagaatataa
- the LOC113553763 gene encoding short coiled-coil protein A gives MEEDRDKSPEDNIPLADDDPQAIIHDDQDISQCSDIIVRNQSMDSLQSSFTNGSNSPSRNSLDRDMSPDELEEKARLITQVLELQNTLDDLSQRVDSVKEENLKLRSENQVLGQYIENLMSASSVFQTTSPRVKKK, from the exons ATGGAAGAAGACAGAGATAAGTCGCCAGAAGACAATATCCCTTTGGCGGACGATGATCCTCAAG ccaTTATCCATGATGATCAAGACATATCTCAATGTTCCGACATCATTGTACGCAATCAAAGTATGGATTCATTACAATCATCGTTTACTAACGGAAGTAATAGTCCAAGCAGAAACA GTTTAGATCGTGATATGAGTCCAGATGAATTGGAAGAAAAAGCCAGACTAATTACCCAAGTTTTAGAACTACAAAACACATTGGAtg atttatctCAACGTGTGGATAGTGTAAAAGAAGAAAATTTGAAACTACGATCTGAAAATCAAGTTCTTGgccaatatattgaaaatcttATGTCAGCTTCTAGTGTATTCCAGACTACTTCTCCAAGAGTGaaaaagaaatga
- the LOC113553220 gene encoding lariat debranching enzyme — protein sequence MKIAIEGCAHGELQQIYNTIEFIEKRDNIKVDLLICCGDFQATRNNEDLLAMAVPPKYRLMCSFHKYYTGELVAPVLTIFIGGNHEASNHLQELSYGGWAAPNIYYMGLAGVINVGGIRIGGLSGIYKSTDYMRGRYEKQPYTEQTKRSIYHIRQLEVFRLKQLKQPVDIMLSHDWPQGIENYGNLKQLLKYKPFFETDIKEGKLGSKPARELLDELKPKYWFSAHLHCKFAAIVNHTSNDNEEMEKRFTKFLSLDKCLPKKRFLQILDVPHDNSKSIDLMYDLEWLSILHLTNHLLNTYSNMYYLPGPTASERYDFTPTEEEKTAVLNMFSHDLRIPNNFITLENYKSNTNPQTTNFCEKLCIDDPLALLLGQWSRSNLTENEHEMDSTFSSFLNSTVCSNNDDEIEDKSSEKLSMSPFILPEPKNDSTYSNINENLFLNNCSNITTPNKSMEKSDEDIQQSQDADVNIEVNNITTKTKCLKRRNYQQTHDNDCE from the exons atgaaaattgctATTGAAGGCTGTGCTCACGGTGAGCTTCAGCAAATCTATAATACAAtagaatttattgaaaaacgtGACAACATAAAAGTAGATTTGCTAATATGCTGTGGAGATTTTCAAGCAACACGAAATAATGAAGATCTTTTAGCAATGGCAGTTCCACcaaaatatagattaatgTGCAGTTTTCACAA atattataccgGAGAATTAGTAGCACcagttttaactatatttattggtGGAAACCACGAGGCTTCCAATCATTTGCAAGAACTCAGTTATGGTGGTTGGGCAGCAcccaatatatactatatgggTTTAGCTGGTGTAATTAATGTTGGCGGTATTCGTATTGGAGGATTATctggtatttataaatcaactgATTACATGCGAGGTAGGTATGAAAAACAACCATACACTGAACAAACAAAAAGAAGTATATATCACATTCGACAATTGGAAGTATTTCGATTAaaacaa TTGAAACAACCAGTTGACATAATGTTATCTCATGATTGGCCACAAGGAATAGAAAATTATggcaatttaaaacaattacttaaatacaaaCCTTTTTTTGA AACAGATATCAAAGAAGGCAAATTGGGTAGTAAACCTGCAAGAGAATTATTGgatgaattaaaaccaaaatactGGTTTTCTGCTCATCTTCATTGTAAATTTGCTGCCATAGTAAACCATACATCAAATGATaat gAAGAAATGGAGAAAAGATTTACTAAATTCTTGTCACTTGACAAGTGCTTGccaaaaaaaagatttttacagATTTTAGATGTTCCTCATGATAATTCTAAATCAATTGATTTAATGTATGATCTTGAATGGCTGTCAATTTTGCATCTTACGAATCATTtgttaaatacttatagtaacatgtattatttaccAGGACCTACTGCTTCAGAAag gtatgaTTTTACACCAACTGAAGAGGAAAAGACAGCTGTTCTTAACATGTTCTCTCATGACTTGAGAATcccaaacaattttattactcttgaaaattataaatcgaaTACAAATCCTCAGACTACTAATTTTTGTGAGAAATTATGTATAGACGACCCTCTTGCTTTGTTATTAGGACAATGGTCTCGTTCTAATTTAACTGAAAATGAACATGAAATGGATTCTacattttcatcatttttaaactctACTGTGTGTTCAAATAATGATGACGAAATAGAAGATAAGTcttcagaaaaattatcaatgtCTCCATTTATACTACCTGAACCAAAAAATGATAGtacatattcaaatattaatgaaaatttatttttgaataattgctCTAACATCACAACACCAAATAAATCTATGGAAAAATCTGATGAAGACATTCAACAATCACAAG ATGCCGATGTAAATattgaagtaaataatataactactaaaacaaaatgtttaaaaagaaGGAATTATCAACAAACTCATGACAATGACTGtgaatag